The segment ATAGATACTTTTGTGGATTAGTCGTTGTGGTTTTGTGTCgtgcatttgttttgtttttttgcaaacTTGTCAAGCTATTAGTATATTTTCACATTGGCTCTGAGGTGCAGAAACACAACAAGATGAGTCATTTCATAGGTGGGGTAGCCACTATATCAACGATAGAATAATTAACTAATTCATTGTTCCGACAGGTTCAATTAGCAGTATTAGTTAGGATTTTCTAAATGTTCTAAAGTTGTAGCTTTGACGTGtctcacagacatcatagatagatagatagatagatagataaatactttattcatcccaatttgggaaattattgtgttgcaacagcgtacagaaaaacaagcaaatagaatagaataaaaaataaagagtaaacatcagctataaacaaatctactGTATACAATaaacatcagagaaataaaaattagctatatacaaatctacagtatgaagagtatggtaaataataataatagtaataataataaacatcagtaaactaaataaataaaaacaaattagtacatttaacaataaatgtaaaaataaatacatttaactgagcagactgaaccaataagaaatatagggtatatggataatttacattatattgtactatgatgaCCATCATTAACGATCATCTTGGCGCCGCCCCCCTCCTCAGGTGGGATTGCGTCAGCAGGACATGTCGCTGCTGTGCCAGCTGTGGTCGCTGCACGAGTCCATCCAGGAGTACAAGGGCAGCTGCCAGGACCTGAGCGCCGCCTCCAGCCTCAGCATGATGGAGAACGGCTTCTTTGACGAGGACGATGAGTATTACCCGGAGCCTGGCGCCACTCCCACCGGGGAGCAGCCGGATGGAGAAGTTGGAGACGGAGCCGCAACAATGGCGGCAGCCAAGAACgggagcagcagcatcagaggcaAAGACGACAGCTGGGACTCTTTCCGGGTTGCCCTCTGAGGCCTCGTTCTCAGCGTTTTTTCTGCAGATGGGTTCTTGTTTTGGGGCCCACGGACTGGGTTAAGCTGGAGGGAAAGTGAAGCTTCacagaggaggagtggcaggATGTGGtgtctctttctttttgtaataGTTTAATGCTCCAGCTTAACTTCCAACTCCTCCTCAGGTGAAACACACACCTGCTCGTGCAGCAGGAGCTTCATCAGGCTGCAGAGCTGAGTGACCGGATGTACTCGATAACATCTGAAAGGAAGACTCCTTCTACTTTAAATTAGGCAACATACAGCATATAGGTCTTTTTTTATTAactctgctgcttctgtatCAGCTGGATTTGCAAGCAAGTCGCTCTTTCTTGCGGCAGAACTTTTCTCTTTTACATATACAAAAATATATGAAcaaagttttattatttattatataatataaataacaaaaaaaaagatatttttcttgtttctctCCACGGACGCTTTGTGCTGCAGCGCCACCAGGTGCAGGCAGACGGGATCCGCAGGCTGGAAGTCCGGTTGGGATTCCTGCCTTTCGGTCTTAGTGCAACAAGATGATTGATGTTGAGGACAAGTTGATGGAGATCGAGTTTGTGTTGCTTTAAATCGGTGAAATCATTCATTTACATGAAAGCAGAGGGCGGTCAGAGCTCACGGAGAAGGAAGTGAGGCGCTGGTGAACGGAGGAAGCAGAGCTCCAGGGTTTCAGCATCCTGCCTTCAGACGGAGCAGATGTCTGCTCTGAAAATGTGAGATGTTCAACATGCTGGAAACGGATTTGGCTGTTTTACGTAAagcaggaagaagaaaaaaaaggcttgacGCCCAGCGTGCTCAGCTGCAGACGGTGAGCTCCCCTGAACCTTCAAATCTCCCACTGCTTTGACCCTTTGCAGCCACCGTTGATGtgctagttttttttctttggtgtgcAGGACTGCTCGAATTTGGTTTACACATTCTGTATTTTAATATTACCCGTGATCAGGATGCATAAACCGAGGAGCATAACTCATTTTATTATAACCTAGACCTTGTTTTGAGAGATATTGCTGTCATTCTCATGGAGGATAATTATTCTGTACTCACCTCCAAACACAGAAATGTTGCTGAACATAAGCAAAGGCACAATGGCATTATTAACCGTTCATAAATCTCAGCTACTTCTTCGTTGAGAGCATCTTAATCCAAAACAGtgacaaagaaaataaaggacAATTCTCCTTAAATATGGTTGAAACGAGTCGGAAAAGAACAGGCTGTGAGGAATTATTCAAACACTTTCCACACATCCCCAGCTGTTGTCAGCTCATGATAAACCTTTGCTGGTTGTATGAATATCACAGCAACATTTAGCACCGTCACACTATTCGGTCGCTGCGGGCGAGACGCAACTACAAGCCAGGGCGCGCTGCAGCCCGGGGCCTGAAACTCTGAATAACACCGAACCGGTTTAACCTATATGAATCCTGGAGGTAAAAATAGTCGCACACGAGGCAGCAGAGCCAAGGTGTCTCCGGGCGGCGTCTCCTCTGATTGTAGGGCGATGTCAAAGGACACCGTCCATTACGCTGGACCACTGGAATGTCTCCTTTTGGACGCCACTCTGGGAATTgtgaagtttttttgtttgttttttaacttcacACAGTTGTGTGCTGGACATCCAGCTCCGAACGGCTGAAAGAAACGAGTCGGTGAGCTTCTGGACTTCTTCACCAACCTGCACCCCCATTTCAGCCCACACCAAAGTAGCCCGGGCTGGTCCAAAAACTCTCTCACTCACCTGTTTTTTGGCCCGATAGTATAAAGGTGGCCCTTGATGGGGAAACGTACGAGCTGAGATCAGATTAGCTCAGATTCTTTGGTTTTGCTGGCTGTGCGAGTAAAAAGCTGCAGCTCTGAAGACCTTTGCATGCATCAGCTGAAAAACAGACTcatttgtgtcctgctctgagATTCGAACAGATCTGGTCTCTGCAGCGTGTCCTCTGCTGGATATAACAGATGTCATGAATATCATGTCAATGTTCCAACATATCTGCAGCTTTCATTCTGAAACTGTTGCAGATGGAGCAGATTTTCCATTATAAGACAGTGCCGGTCAGTTGAATAGTGTTTTTGGTTCAGAGCGGCTTTATTGCACACATGTGGACGACTTAGGAAAAAGCCTGCAAACGTTACACAAAAACAGCCTCATTTCAGACTCTTGAGTGTATTCTGTGGCTGTTTCTCCCTGCAGGCGAAGGCAAAGATCTCATGCTAACCTCTTCAATTCCTTTCAGATGTGTGCTCATTCTTTGTCTTGTTTGAATCGTGTGTCATCTATGTGTGTGCTAATTGAACACGAACCAAGGTGCTGAAGTACGTGGTCGTATTAAACTCCTCGTAATGGATGTCTGACGTCTTAAAGAATGTCTCCAACACTCATCTGTAACTCTATATTCTCACCTAATTGACCCAGAAGTGTTTCATTATTAGGGTTATTGTTCATTTGTTGTCATCACCCGATGAAAGTCTGTAAGATTCATGCATCCTTACACTGATTTGTGCATCTGTGTAGCAACCAGAGCTGCAACAATTAATCCATTAGTTGCCAACCATGTTTATAAGCAACTAATTAGAGTAATTCTCTCAGAAAAAGTGCTTCTTTGTTTACTCTTCTACAACTGTAACCTGAAAACTGGAAATGATTCGCATCATTTTCACATTTAATGGATTTAATTGCATAAGATTAGATCTGATCTCAATTTGAATATTGATGCTATCGCTCCTTCAATCCAGTGGAATCTAACTACTTTGGGATATTTTAGTTTCAGAGGCACCTTCCTCAAACTCGAGCTACAAATTTACAAACCAACTTTTAAAGGAATAGTTCAACAGTTAGGGAAATTATCAACACTTTACATTAACTCTGGGTCTAATCTCTTTGGTGAACCAAGGCGGTTCCAGGgcaaagaaagagaaacacttTGTGGACTCTAGTTAATCTTTAGCCGACTCTGGTCCTCTTTGGGATCTCCTGTAGACTTCTGTCTTAGTGACGGGGAGTCAGGGTTGTGTTATGAGGGCAACTTGTCAAGCTGATGATGAAAAGTAGCTGTACAATATTCTTTTGAAGCTGGGTGATTGGAAATGTGTGGTAAGGTAGCTTAGCAGTTAGCCTCCCACCCTCCTTCCATTGGAAAATCCCCATTAAGCCAAACTATTCTTGCTCTAGTTTGATTACACGTGCTGGTCTCCTCTGATCAGAGTTTCCTCACCGATTTGCTTCATGCTCAACTGGATCTGAATGTTTGCTCTTTGTTTGTTATGTCTGTTAAGACACATGCATCTTAATGCTGTTAATATTTCCAGTTTAAATTCCAGATTCAGCTTCTGTTGGTCTGAAGCTCAGACCGCGTTTGATCGATTCATTCACAGGATAAATCTCGACCCCAGGCTTTTTATTGGATGTCTACACAGTTAGTGCCTTTGCAAACCTCCGGCTTGCCGTTCCTCATTTGAATTTCTACccattttaaatgcattttggaTTCTAAAGCTGCTGCATGTAGAATTTAAGACTTACCCACTAAAACCCCCCTTACTAATAACGTATTGCATCACTGTTGCAAAGATTAATGAATGCCCAGCGATTGTTGCTCGTCTGTCGCTGTGCTACAAATTCCCAGAACAGGTGGATTAAAAGCTGCATTAAGAGATCTTGTTGTTCGGGAAAAGAAGATCTGGGCAGAGTCTGGTCAAAGTCTGGTTTTTTGCTGCTCTGAATCAAACGAAACCCCCAAAGAACAAGTTTTACTCTCTCAAGACCAAGTTTAAGCTTCTGCATGTGGCAGCTTTAAACTCGGAAATGCGACAGCCTTAAAACCAGTCATGTCTTCTGTTAGGGAAGCTGCATGCTACACTCCTCACTTGTATAATTGTGCTCTTGTTTGTGTTAAATCTCCCGAGCACCACAGCTACGTGATCCTCTGAGTCGGTCTTTATTACGCAAGCACATTGCGCTCCTTGTTCAGTAGCACTTCTGTAGCTAATTCCAGCATAAGAGCGCTAAAAAGGAGCTTTAAATTCAACACCAGCTAACTGTACCCactagtgtgtgtgtttcctatTTCAAAAGCCTCAAATAATTCCCTATTTTCATGTGATTATTGGATGTGTAACACGCcgatgtcatctcagggcaaacTTCTGCAAACTTCTGGTTTTGTGTGTGCTCGGCTCCTGGCGGAATATAATTGGAACGCATTTTTAGTTTGACTTCGGGATCATTCtggtgatgtttttttgtgatttgaatgttaaatgtttttgtgtgagTCTCGTAATCAGAGAGCCTCACCATTTTGTTCCAACTTTGAACAATCAAAGGAGGGCAGGCCACTAAGGGGAGTCAAAAAAGATTGGTATGTTGGTGACTAAAGTGAAGAGTATTGCTGCAATCACAGTCACGCCCCAGCTGCGGTTGCTGTTAAATCACATGTGAGGAGACTCGTGCTGTGATGCTTCTTTCACAGCTCATTAAAGCTGGTCATCGCTGGGTTTTAGGATGTGAACGAGCAAAGAAACAAACCAGACCGCCTTAAAGGGCATCAATCAATCATAGATTATCAGTGAAGATACACTCAATAtcttaaattaaacaaatggGTTAAGTCTGTAAATGTTAACTCGATAATAAACCAGAAAACTCTGAAATTGTATTCGTACTTGTACAGCATATTACTCATAATCAAGCATTAAATCACTGTagtaggaaaaaagaaaaggttttgATGTATTTTGTGTTGCATAAACAAAGGAAAAGGTTGTTATAAAGGTTGTGTTCATTCCTCCTTTCTATGGATGACCATGCTGCTGTTTGTCTGGACTGTAGCTCTCCTCTTGTACTTATTTTGGGATGCATTTAATAAAGTGATTCCATACTTTTCAGGTCTGGTGTGATGTTTTAAATACGGTGAAGATAGAGGAGGAGGTGtgggattttaaatgtgaatCATGTGGCTCATTCTTTTATTCGATAATAAGTTGTAAACACAGTGCGTTGCTGGTTATTTCACCACGAACTGAAGTCTTAAACCAGTGAAAAATTGATCTGAAGATGGTGCTGCAGCAGCTTAAAAGCTCGTTAACTTAAAAGGTGGTCACATTTATGCTACTTCAGTGGTTtgaaatattaactgattgtttGGTATGAAGCTTAAAATCCAGGGTTAGGTTAGTTAGGATGCTTTTCAACTGATCCTCTGTGGAGGTTTTCAATTCTCAGCTAAAAAATATGCCCGTCTTCATGAATATAAGAAGTTTCAGCTCAGGTTTGGCAGCAGGACCAATCCTCACACCCTCCCATCCTCCTTCTTCACAGCCTTGCTCTGCTTTATACAAGCCCGAGTGCCTAATTTAAATCATGCAGATCTTATCGGCGGTCTGGTCCTCGCTTTCGAAAGAAGAAGACATAAAAACCGAAGTGGCAGATCTGGAAAACTATCTGAAAGAAACAGGAACAGACacagcaaagacctgagagatgcatctggaccttcagccgATCCATTTTCTGTTCAccgaagcctcatcagaaatgggctccgtGGAAAAATAAAGGTGCTCAAACCAAATACTTACTCTAGTTGCATTTCTAATTATGTTTGTGCATATTTCAATCGATCACTGCACTGTGCTGTACACTTCCATGGAGTCAGGGCTGAACAGGGAGCCATTCATGACAAGAACTTAACTATTTCAATCTATTCAACATGCGTAAATACAAACTTGGAACACAGGAAAGGCAGGCATCAGCAGCAGGAGTGGGGAGTGCAATGTGTCTCAAACTCCAGCTCACTGAGAGGAAAGTCAGGTAATCACAGAAGCTGTTTATCCCCCTGCAGCCATGAATGTCTGCTCCTCATGTTGTACCCACACAAATCAGACTTAACTGCTGGCACAGCAGGGAGAAATCAAGAGGATTACCAGAGTAATTGGACATCATGTGGTCCCCCTCTGTCTTTAATTCCAAACAGCAGTTTCTGAAGGTGTTTCAAACTAACCAGACAAACATGTAGTTGTGCCACAGAGAATGATGCTTATAACGCACCAAAGATCATCTTCATTCCCAAAATGTCAGGCAGCCGCAGTGAGACAGAGGAAGACACATCCCTCTCAGACCAAAGCACGCTTcctctccctctctgggctGCTGCCCTACTTCTTCTTCCTGAATGCATCTGACTTGCATTTAAATGCACCGATCTGCATTTTGGTCTCCAGTAGCTGCCATTCCTGTGCGGTTCCAGTCTAATTGATCATTACTGCAGCAGGGCGCTTTGATGTGGCAGCCTCTGGTGCTCGGAGGAATTACCGATGATGCTaacactgttttttattttcatgcttACTCCATCTGAATTCTCAGAAACCTCCCCGAGAGACTGAAGAAGTAGGTCATTCAGCAATAAAGTCAAGTTCACGCgggaaagttgttttttttgcaggtggTTTAGAGTCTCTTAGATGTGTATTCACTGTagcatttattatttattattattagttagtagtagtatttttattagaatttgtattattattgttgttgttaatatacaatcattgtaaatattaataatttttttgagctacttgactaatttgaatttcccccattggggaatgaataaagtatttttatattCTATTTCTAGCGTTTAAAATGGATGAAAATGCTGTGTGTATTCTGGTTTTTCGACAGTTCTTTGGGTTCAGTCCGCATGGTTTTTAGTCCATGTCGTCTCTCTCTGTGCTGCCGGTCTGAGCGTCTGCTCAGAGATTAGAGCAGATTAACGTAATCTTGACAGAGAGCAAATCCAAGGTGCGCTTCACTCTCTCCACAGGATGGGATGGGCTCGGCTGCTCTATCGCAGTAATCTGCACGCATGAAAGCTGAGCTTCCAGTGAATTAGAACGCCACTGGAGACGTTTCAAGATCAAAGTCACCAGTTGCTGATTATTGCTGAGAATGAGTGTTTTCTGGAGGCCACTGATGGCAGTGCAGCCAGCACAGAAAAGAGgtgcttgtttttctctgtgacTGAAATACAAATGATCTCTGGTTTGATACACAACCTGCCTCCAAGTGATGTTGTAACTGTTGTAGCTGTCCTGATTCAGCTGCTCTGCTTCCTGCTCACATCTCGCCTCGGCTGCTTTGAAAACAGTCTCTGTAAGTAGCTGCTAATGAGTTTAAGGGCCAGCAGAGCCAGCTCGTCCTTGTCCTCGCTTTTCCTTCAGCATCATgaagcttgtgttttttttaattatgtcaAATAATCAGATGGTTTGTCACAGATATTCATGCTTCCCTCAGCATGAACTGTGCGACTACCTGATTTGCCTTCTTGCTCAAAGTTTACAGAGATGAACGCACTGGTTCAGTCTGCGGTTCGTACCTATAAAAGGAGAATATTCCTGGGATGAAAACAGACATTCTCTGTTTAGTTCCGCCCTGTTGGACCCTGAGGGTGTACTGAGAGTGTTGTGCTTTGTTCACACACAagcggctgtgaggtggctgcTGTTCCAGTAATCTGATTAGTAAAACTTGGATTAAACGGCTGCAGGAACTGAATGTCCAAACTCCACAGCTAACATTTTGAAAGTTGGTCAGTTGCATCGTTCAAAGaggtcaaataaaataaaataaaataaaatgaagagaCATGGTATCCTactaatatataatatatctgACTATCCCGAAGGGCTCTCAAAATTAAAGCAAATTAAGCAAAATTAGCTTTTTAGGCAAGATTATCGTGCGCACGTTCTATAAAAATGTCAACACGTTAACAGATATATATAGATGTACCCATCCCTTTATGACCACAGTACCCATCTTCTGATGGCCacttccagcaggataatgcaccatgtcacaaagctcatatcatctcaaactggtttcttgaGCATGAACAATGAGTTCTCTGCactccaatggcctccacagtcaccagatctcagTCCAACAGAGCAgctttgggatgtggtggaacgggagattctcatcatagatgtgcagccgacagatctgcagcagctgcctgaTGTTAGCATGTTAATATGGAGCAAAAcctctgaggaatgtttccaacacctgGTTGAAAGTATGCAAAGAAGAATAAATGACCCAAACCTATCTTACGGTCTGCCCTGTTCTCGTAGGGAGAAACACCTCTGCCACAGTCGTCAGTCGGACCCAGAATCCCACGAGAAATCCCACATCTGACCCCAGAAATGTTGTGGAAAGGAAACCACTCTCCCAAGAGAAGATGAGAAGTGTCTTTTGTCAGTTTATTTTAGCCAAGACCTCATGATGAAACGTTCCGGCTATGCCAAAGCTTGACAGAAAGAAgtgaaactgaaatgaaaaacacataTTTATGGAGTCTGTGACACAGTTTACAGGCAGCAAGATGATACGAACAGAGCCAAGAAGGCACAAAAGGAGGATGGAGTCACCCTGACCTTCCCCACGCCACTGAGTATAACCCATATACGTTCCAAAAGCTTATTTTATTGGAGGCTGACGCGGTAAATCCCCTCATTCCACAAACCTGCATCTGCTTGTGACGTTTGTTTTCCAGATGAAACATTGTTCTGTTTGCAGACACACATTCCAGGAACAGAGGGGGAAGGTTTCGGGAATTTAACCAACGGTGGCATAATGTTCATGATGTTCTGGAGGTCATTTCAGTGtcttcacaaaacaaaaaaagcattgaTTATTTCATCCACTCCCAGTTGCTTCTTACAGGAACCATCAAATAAAACAAGGAAACGGTCGATGAGTCCATCTTTATCAGATTTAAGCTTTAATCTAAAACATAACTAAACTGCTCGAGCTTCTTGTGTAACAtcagtaaaatgcaaaaaaagcaaCTTGATCCTGTTTGAAACATGTTAAAAAAGGACGACAAGCTAtgaaaaattcttttttttttgtcattataaTTCAAATCCATCATTACATCCATAGGTCAACCCTTCAAATCCAAATATTTCCATCAATCTAATGTTTATACAATGCCAATCAATCAGGCTCTGTCAGGAATCAGCATGGATTCAACACTCCTGCAAACTTCTGCTGCCTCCTCTGATTGTGTGGCCTGAAACATCATCAAGAGGAGAATCAGTGAAAGCGTGGAGCTCTTATAAGGACCGTTTAAACCTGCCACAGGTCACGTATTCAACCTGAATTACCAGGACAATCCGGCAGGTTAAAGGAGAGCCACCTTCAACACACTTTAGACTCAGCATACCTCACTAAGCCATTAATCTCGCCTCAGATTACATCCCTCGGTCGGCTCTGTCTCGAAGAGGATTACATTTCTTTTTGGTAACATAGATTTAGATAGatacactttctttttcacagccgAGGCTTTATTGTAGCAGTGAATAAGTGTAAAATCAATAAAGTGAACTTCCCTTCACCCCCTCAATCCTGCTGAGCCTCTTGatttactgtgtgtttgtgtgttgacATGCAGTGTGTGAGTCAGCTAAGGTAGGCATCTCACCACTGATCTAAAGAATGTGCAGAGTGCTTCCTGGGTCCTGTCCAGACAGAGAAGCAGTAGCTGTTTGTGTCATTTCTGGCTCAGAAACTGGAGCTTGTTAAACAGTAACCTGGATCAGCCTTTCTTTCTCTGTAGGGTTTCCTCTTTAGTCGGTTTTAAATAGACAGAAATGAAGTGGAAAGAGCAGGAGAGCAAAAAGGTCAAAAGAGAACCTGAAGAAAAATGTCCTTTCTCCATCTTTCAAGTAAATGAGTTTGGCGTCCACCATCACGCTTTCAACCCTGAGGCGCCGCACGTGGAAGTCCGAGCGTGGAGCAGATGTTCGTTAAGATGTCGACATGTCCTGGATGCTCCAAGGAAGCTGCTGACAGGCCTGAGCCACGCAGGTTTCTGACAGCAGGCCCAAGCAAACGGCCACCAGAGACAGACGTCTGCTGCAGTTCAGGATCACTGGAGATGGAAGAGACACGAAGGGACAGAAAAATCACACAAGCTCTTTCATTCACGTTCAACACGGCGCTTCAGAGAAATGTGGAAGAACACAGCGAGCGAGTGAGTGCAAAAAGAAACCATGTGAGGCTCTTTATCAGCGAGTAACAATAAAACATCTTTATCTTCACAGTCTGAGCTCTCTGGGGTCAGGgaggtttttttcaaacaaaagcaGAGCCAGTTGCCCCCTGCTGGAGATTTTCAGTTTATCTGAAcaattaaacataaaaaaatatatgaacCTTATGACTTTGATGACtttgtgaacacagttcaccagTAAAGCCACAAATGGGTGTTAAATCGCCACCGTGCACATTTTTAACCAGTTAAGTACAgcatagaaataaaatatgtataaaCAAGAAAATTCTGTCTTTTTCTGGGCCGAGTTCATTTTAGAGTGACTGAGATGAAGTGGAAAACTGACCCGCGGTGCGATGCATCAAACATTTAAACACTTTGTGGACATAATGGAGGCTGTGACCTCCAGGCCAAAGAGGACAGGAACCGCCTGGATATTTAAATCAGCACACAGTTTAAAGCTGCCACCTGTGATGGTCACAACCAAACATTAGAGACGATGCTGAACCCCAAACTGCAGCTTTACTCTGCAATAAGAGTCTTGGTGCTGagctgacctgcctgcagtccagacccgTCACTCACAGATAATATTTTGTGCATCATGgaatgaaaaatatgaaaacgTAGGCTCCAAACTGCTGAGCAACTGAGATCCTATATATCCAGCAACATACCTGTTCTGAAACGTCTCAAAAAGCCTTTGATGCCTTTATCTTTCTGGGCGATTTTAACTTTTTGTATGaaggaaaaaagacaaaaacttaACATGCATTTCCCAGTCAGAGTCATAGGTCATTTCAATTTGACGTGGGAAAACtgaatccagctgtgtgacTTTCCCAGTCCAGTCAAACCCTGCCTTTTACAAAACATTTGCtcaattaaaaaggaaaaatgttgcATAAACTAAAGAATGAAAGCAAAGTCAGTAAGCTAGGCTTGATGTGCCTTTGGGGTAGATTTAGTTTGTTACTTTTGGGCAGAGACGAGCCGTTTGTTCTTAGCTCACAGCTGTAGCTCCATATTTAGCCAGGTGTTAGCCATTTAACCGTAAATGTCTTTCTAAGAATCAAGATAATGCATCAGCACTCTGAAAGCTGGTGCAACACATCTCTTTATCCTTCTTCTCACTGCAATG is part of the Odontesthes bonariensis isolate fOdoBon6 chromosome 24, fOdoBon6.hap1, whole genome shotgun sequence genome and harbors:
- the fam89a gene encoding protein FAM89A, whose protein sequence is MNGKSTNGSLGGMACIEGLPPLPKSLSGLLNSSGGSWREMERMYVKKTMIQDDLSRGRNNADNLLAHKPANLDAALALLRKEMVGLRQQDMSLLCQLWSLHESIQEYKGSCQDLSAASSLSMMENGFFDEDDEYYPEPGATPTGEQPDGEVGDGAATMAAAKNGSSSIRGKDDSWDSFRVAL